In Zunongwangia sp. HGR-M22, the sequence CGCCGCCTTTTTACAAAAAAATAGACAAATCGGTTTTTCAAATTCATAGCAATTTTTATAAAAATCCTCTTCAATTACAAGAAGGAAATGCATTGGTAGTTGGTGCAGGAGATTCTGGGTTTCAGATTCTGGATGAAATTTCTTCCACCAATCGAAAAACTTATTTCTCTGGTGCAACAGATGTAAAAGTGCTTCCGCAGGAATTTTTGGGAAAAACTTTGTGGTGGTGGTTTTCTAAAACCGGCTTTCTTAGCTTCAGTAAAGATTCTTGGATTGGGAGAAAAATAAACAATAGTCGGCAACCTATTATTGGTACCGATGTAAAGGAGATTTTAAGCCGAACAAATGTAGAAGCTGTTGGTAAAACGTTAGATGCTGAAGGAGAAATTATTTCTACGGAAGAACAAGAGATTTCTGATATTAAAAATATCGTGTGGGCAACCGGATATCGTCCCAATTTTGGCTGGATTGATGGTTTAGAACTAACCAAAGATGGCTACCCGAAACATAAACGCGGCGTAAGTAATACTAAAGGCTTATATTTTATAGGCCTCCCGTGGCTGCATACCCGTGGATCGGCAACCTTGGGAGGTATAAAAAATGATGCAAAATATCTTTCCGATTTTATTGAAAATCAAATTTCCTGATGTTTGTAATTTTCTGATGGTAAGACCAAAAATGGAATTTTCACATTATAAGCTACCTCGTGCACTAAAGAGCTGAATAATAATTTTTCGATAAATGTGTGTTTGTTTTTTATCATCACCAGCATTTCAACTGGATTCTGTTTCTGGTATTCTTTTAAAGCTTCCATAACGCTATCCCGGTTTATTCTACCAAAAACGTAGCCATTCTCATCGAAATACTGTTGCAATGCTACTTTAGCCTTTTCTTGATTTTCATCTAAATCTTTTCCAAAACTTACATTAAGAATATGTACAGTAGATTGAAATTGATCTATAATATTTTTTAGAAACCATAAATCATAAGATTCAAAGTCTAATTTTAAATCATTTGGAAAGAGAATATTTTTTGGTTCAGAATAAGCTGCACCAGCAGGAATTGCCAATAATGGACATTTAGCAGCTTTTATCGCATGTACCGTATTGGTTCCAAAAAGCATTTCACTGCCATCCTGGGCGCCTTCAGTTCCCATTATAATTAGATCGATTTCTTGTTGGGCTACTCGTTCTTTAATCTCTTCATGTAGCATTTTAAAAGTAGAAACTAATTCAAACTCATGGTATTTATTGTGAAACTCTTCTTCAATCCGCTTTAGAAAACGAGATAGATTTTTAGTAGAGTTTTCTTTATAAACTCCATACAAGCTACTGTAAATTATAAAATCTGCATTATAGAGTGTATTCAGCAAAATAAATTTAGTGCGCGAATTTTTAAATAACTGCAAAGCATATTTGATAGCATTATAGGAATTTTCAGAAAAATCGGTTGGTAAAAGAACAGTTCTCATAACTAATAATTTTCATCTAAATTACGAATATTGAGATTGATGAATTATGATAATTATCAGATTAAAAATAGAATTAACAGTGCGTTGTGAGACTTAGAAAATTTTATAATTATTTTTTGTGCCTGTAGTGTAATACTGTTTAAAATGGAAAGAGAGGCAATAGATACAAAAAAAGAATACAATCCTTTTACCCTTAATTTGAAAGGATGGTGGGAGGTGATTAAACAGATTAAAAATGAAATTGGCGAAGATAAGGTAAGCATTGTATCTGCAGGAGTAGCCTTTTATGCATTTTTAGCGGTCTTCCCCGCAATTATGGCACTTATCTCTATCTACGGCCTAGCCACCGATCCCCAGGATATAGAAAGACAAATTAGTGAGCTCTCTGCAATGATGCCCAAACAAGCATTTGAAATTTTACAGCAACGTATCCATGTTTTTCTAGAATCGCACGGTGATAAATTGGGATGGGGAACATTATTTGGAATTTTATTTAGTATTTGGAGTGCAAATAAGGGAACAAATGGATTATTAACCGGTGTAGATATCGCTTATGATACCGAACAAGATCACAATATTTTTAAACAGTATTTAATGGCTTCCATATTCACAGTTGGAGGACTTGCTATGCTAATCTTAAGCATGGTGCTTATCGTTGGATTCCCTGCACTGGTACATAAAATTGGATTACCAGGATATTTAGAAGATATTATTAGTTGGTCGCGATGGTTAATATTAGCTGTTTTAGTCTGCATTTTTTTATGCATGGTATACAAATTTGCACCTGCAAGAAAACAACCCGCACTCCGCTGGGTGATTCCTGGTGCTATATTTTCTACGCTTGTGTGGTTAGCTGCTTCTTACGGTTTTTCTTTTTATGTGAGTAATTTTGGTAATTATGGTGAAGTTTATGGCTCAATATCGGCGGTGGTTGTACTACTACTTTGGCTATATATTACCTGTTTCATAATTCTTCTGGGAGCCGAAATTAATACTGAAATTGTAGATTTTCTAATTAATGAAAAATTAAGTAGCGAGGAATAAACTGAGGTTTTTACAGTTAAAACATTCAATAAAAAGAATTTATTATTTTTTTATGATTTAAAATGAAAATTAACTAAATTTAATAAGAATTATTTATTAAAGCTAGTGATTATGGAAAATGATGCATTCAAAGAAATTAATACTGAATATAGAGTATCCAATTTTGTAGTTGGTAATTGCCTTTCTTACCATAAACACAATCACAAGAAATTATTAACCTCTAAAAAGATAGATACCCTAAAATTTAAGGCTAAATTTTTAAAGCTGAAAAAGAAAAAAGTACCTACGCATTCTATTTCAGTAAATCGAATACTTTTTACTTGTGGCTACAAAGTGATCAAAAACACTTCTTACATTCTAAATTAAACCACAATTATTTTCATGTTTAACTTTATCGCTTTATCTTTAAACAAAAGATAGAGTATGAAAATTTCAGAAAAATTTAATCTATCCGAAAGGCAAGTCGATCGTGTGATCGCCATGGCCTGGGAAGATCGCACTACATTTGAAGCGATTGAATATCAATTTGGACTTACTGAAAAGGATGTTATAAAAATTATGCAAGAACAAATGCACCCAAGAAATTGGAGAAAGTGGCGTGCACGAGTTCAGGGTAGAAAAACGAAACATCAAAAATTAAGAAATTTTGAGTCTGGTAGATTTAAAAGTACTAGACAAAGACATATTACTGGTAACCGACTTTCTAAACCAAAAAAATAATGGCACCAGAAAACGATTATAACTTATCCTCATTAGACTTATTTTTAAGTAAGAAGGATACTAGCTATAAAAACTTAGTTATCCAACAACTTCACCCTCTCACAAGTCTCGATATTTTTGCTAATCATTCTGATAGAATTAGAGATAAAGCTCGTAAGAAAACCGAATTAGCATCTTTAATTAACTTAAGCAAAAAATATAACTGGAACACCAATTTAGATTTTGTTTTAGAGGAAGATTATGAAGCGATGGTGCTTACCAAAGCAGATCAAACAATTCTTTGGACAAACAAAGGCTTTTCTGCAATGACAGGATATCCCGCAAATTTTGCGAAAGGTAAAAAACCTAATTTCCTTCAGGGAAGCAAAACATCTATAGCAACAAGAAAGAAAATTAGAAAAAAAGTATTTTCTAAAACTAGCTTTTCTGATGTGCTTTTAAACTATCGGAAAAATGGTGAGGAGTATTTATGCAGAATTGATATTTATCCTTTAAAAAACAACACTAAAAAGGTAACGCACTTTTTGGCTTTAGAGAAAGAAATTTATGACAATTGAAGAGCGAATAACCAAATCCAAAACAAGCCTTTTTAAAGCTGTTTTTCCAAACACCACAAATCATTACGACACCCTCTTTGGAGGTACTGCCATGCAAATGATGGATGAAGTAGCTTTTATCACTGCTACTAGATTTAGCCGGCAACGTATGGTAACCGTGAGTAGTGATCGGATTGATTTCCAAAAACCTATTCCTGCTGGCACTATTGTAGAACTTATTGGTAAAGTAGCCCATGTTGGAAATTCCAGTTTAAAAGTAAATGTCGAGATCTTTATTGAAGAAATGTACTCAGATCATAGAGAACAGGCCGTAAAAGGAGAATTTACCCTTGTAGCAATAGACAAAGACAAAAAGCCAGTGCCTTTACAACTATAAAAAAGCCATGATACAATTGTATCATGGCTTCAAAAATATTCGGGGCAAAAAAGTGAATTATTTAGTTGTAAAACAAACTGCAGGAACATCAGATGTCTTCTTTTTATTTCTGATATCCGAAATCTTAAAAAGCTCATCAAATAGAACTAAAAGCATATTTTAGTAAAGACCAATAAGCGTTTTATATTATTATTCCTCACTATTTAAAACATTCTATCATAATATATACGGACTTTTAGAGAAAAAGGTTTTAAATTAAATTTATTCAGAATAAAAATCACGCAAAAACTTAAATCATCATCATTTCAATAAAATAAACAAAGTTGCTTTTAACTTAGGTTTATCAAAAGATTAAGAATGAATTACATCATAATCGCCAAAAAAATGCCTTCTTTCATAGTAGATTTAAGAAGTGGAATTGAACTAAACGAGTGGGCAAAATATGATACTGAAGGACAAAGTAGCTTTTATTACAGGAGCAAGCAGTGGCATTGGGAAAGCCATTGCTATAAAATTATCTAAGGAAAACTGTAAGATAGTATTAGCGAGTAGAAATATAGAAAAGCTTAAGGAAATCCAGAAGGATATAAAAACCGAAAGCCTTCTAATTGAAATGGATGTAAGCCAAACAGATAGTGTTGCTAATGGATTTAAAAAGGCAGTAGCAAAATTTAAAACTATTGATATTCTAGTAAATTCTGCAGGCGTAATGCCACTAACTTATTTAAAAAACAGGCATTTAGATGAATGGCTACAAACCATTGAAGTAAATGTAAAAGGAACATTAAGATGTATCCATGCAGTTCTTCCGCAAATGAAAAGTAAGGAAAGTGGGCATATTATAAATATATCTTCTGTCGATGGTAAGGAAGTTTACGAAGGTGGTGCTATCTATGGAGCTTCTAAATCGGCTATCATTACATTATCCAGAGCGATGAGAATGGAACTTTCTCCCGATTATAATATTAGAGTAACCTGTATAGAACCAGGAACTGTAGAAACTAATCTTAGAGATAACATTACCGACGAAGAGCTTCTTAATGACAAAAATTACGATAATGACAAAGAACCTAAACTGCAATCTAAAAATATAGCAGATGCAGTAATTTACGCTTTATCCCAACCAGACAGCGTGAATGTGAACGAATTATTAATTAAACCAACAGGAAAATCATAAACAATTTAAATATGAAAGAGCAAGTAAGATCAACAGGAAAATGGATAGCGGGATATTTAGCAGCAAAGGCTGGTAAAAAAGTTGTAGCAAAAAGCGGATTAATAGGATTAGGATTTGGAGCCGCAGCTGGTGGTGCTTATATAGGATACAAGCTTCTAAAAAAATTAAAAAGACAAGAAGATATTAGCCACAACAACCACGAAATTAAAGGAGAAAAGAAAATCGTTGTTTAACAACCACTTCCTTTTAAAATATAAAAAAAAGCCAGAATGAATCTGGCTTTTTTTATACTTCATTTATAAGAATCAATATATCTAGCTTCAACTAATCACGAACATTTATCACAAAGTCCTTTTACCACCAGATTCGCATCGGTAGCTTTAAAACCGTTAGGCAGACTAATATTGGGTATTGTTTGATCGGTAAGACATTGCGTTTCCCCACATTTAGAACAATGAAAGTGTAAATGCAATTTATCACTAACATTACCTTCTTCTGATGTTTGCAGCGCATATTTTGCTATACCGCTACCGTCTTCAATTTTATGTACCAGACCTTTTTCTTCAAACAATTTCAAACTTCTAAAAAGCGTGGTGCGTTCAGTTTTATCAAAAGCTGCTTCAATATCATTTAAGCTCATCGCTAAAGATTCTTGCGCCATAAATTTATACACCAACAAACGTACTGCTGTGGGCCTAATCCCTTTTGCTTTTAAAATATCTTCTATTTTTTGCATACTATTAATGTTCGTGGCCGCCTTCGCCTTTATTCATTTCTGCCTGCAAATAATAAGCATTATTTAAAGCAAATTTTGCGCCTTTCTCTTCAGGGTTCATAAATGTAATACTTATCCAGTCGCCATCTTCAATACCGGTTTTAACTTCAACAGTAGAAAAGATCCATTTGTCATTATTTTTTTCAGCTTTAAAAATAAAATCTCTATCGTTCTCAGTAAAAATAGCTGCTGTTGGTAAAGCCTCAGTTTCATTATTTTCAGTAATAATTCTTCCCGTAAGATACATTCCGGGAATTAGGTTTTTAGGCTTATTTTCAATTTCAGCATGAATATGAACAGCTTTGGGATTTTCTTCAAACGCCTGCCCTACCGAGATGATTACGGCTTCCATTTCTAAATCGGGTCTTGATTTTAAAGAAATCATCACTTTTTGCCCATTTTCGACATTTTGGATGTCTTTTTCAAAAACCATTAAATCTGCATGAACATCCTTGGTATTTAGTATTTCGAAAAGTTCGGTTTGCGCATCTACATACTGTCCCGTTTTTACATTCACTTTTTCAACAGCACCGTTAATCGGACTAATTATAGGAACTTGTTGGTATATCTTGCCTTGTATGATCTGCTTTGGATTGATATTTAGCAATTTTAGTTGCGCTTTTAAACCACTCGTAGCTTGTTTTGCATTCTGAAATTCGGTTTCTGTAATCTGAAATTTTTCTCCGGAAGACACCCCGGCATCATAAAGCTTCTTTTGGCGTGCGTATTCTTTTTCTTTAAGTTGAAATTGATTAAATGCATTTAAAAACCGAGTTTGAATATCCACAATTTCAGGATGCGAAATATAGGCTAATACCTGTCCTTTATTTACCTGATGCCCTTCAATCACCTCGATACTTTTAATATTTGCACCGTAAACTGTAGTTACCGAAGCCTCATTTTGCGGCGGTACTTCTAATTGTCCATTCGCTTTTACCATCCCTGCCATATTTCGAAGCTTTACTTCACCAATTTCTATGGCTAAAGCATCAAATTGTGAGGCACTAATTTCAACTCCGTTTAATTCTTCATGCGAATTTTCTTCAGCATTAATTTTTGAAGTATTTGATTTCTCTGCAACTTCTTTCGTTTCAGCATTTCCGCAGGCTATTAAAAAGCCCAATGCAAGCAAACTTATAATTGAATATATTTTCATTGATTTTCGTTTTATTTTGTTTTCAGCAATTCACTAAAAACCTAATGTGATTAAATCTTGGTTACCAAGTAAAATTTCATTTCAGCATAAGCCAGTACATATTCTCTGGCGGCATCGATAGCATCCAGCTCGGTTTGCAAAGCTTCTTCAAGGTTTTGAATAAAAGCTACATAATCTAGTGCGCCTTCATTGTAGGCTATAATTGTTCCTTTTCGCTGTTTTTCAGCAATCAATAAAGCTTCTTGTTCATAATATTCCCAAGAAATTTTCCAACTTTGGTATTTTTGTAAGGCTTGTTTTCGTTGCATCAAAAACTCCTGTTTGGCAAAATTAGAGGCTCGATTAGCAATTTCAGCATCGATTTTTGCTGCTTTAGTATTCCCATAACTCTTTCCGCTTAAAAAAGGAATTGAAATACCGGCTTGATACATCACGTACCCGTCTTCTCCTTCAACTTCCTGTTGACCATATTGCAGATTCAAGGTGGGTAGAAAATTTGATTTTTCTTTTTTGAAATTTGCTTCTGCTACCTGTTTTTGTTGTTCCGCAGCATCCAAATAAGGATGTCTGGAAGATTTACCTTCAAAACTATTTTCAATTGATTCCATCAATAATGAAGAAGTGACCGTCACATCCTGGCTTTCGCCTAGCCATAAATTCAATTCACTTAACGTATTGATGTAAGTAACTTTAGATTGCCGTGCTTTTACCAGAATTTGATTTACCTTATTTTGAGCGTTCAATTTCTCTAATTCCGATATTTCTTCAACTTCATATCTCAAATTAACAGCATCATTAAATTTCCCGTAAATAGAATCAAGCTCTTTATAAAGTTCAAACTTTCGCTTTGCTACATAAGCCTCTCCCCAAAGTTTTCGGATTTTTGTAGCCACTTCGATTTTGGATAAATTCAGCTGATTTTCTGCTAATTTTAATTTCTCTTTCTGAAGTTTTAATGCGGAAGCAATTCCGAAGACATTTATATTTTGCTGGCTAAAACCAATACGAGTGTACACCCCATTTCCGTTATCCAGCTCTTCCCCGGCTGTAAAAATGGTTGTTTTCCCGAAATCCCAAGCATTCTTTTTTAGAGCTTCCTCTTTTTTAACTTCCAGTTGCTTGTTCTTTAACAGCGGATAATTTTCCAATCCTATTTCAACCGCCTGATGCATAGTGACTTCCGGTAACAGCTCTATTTCCTGAGCATTACTAAAGTTTGGCAAAACCATCAATACAACGAAACCAGCTCCTGCTAACTTTCTGCTATTTATTTTGAAATTAAAGCCACCTTCTTCTACCCATTTATATAAAATCGGCAACACAAAAAGCGTCAATAAAGTTGAAGTTATTAATCCGCCAATTACTACTGTCGCTAAGGGTCGCTGCACCTCGGCCCCGGCTGAACTTGAAATTGCCATTGGCAGAAAACCAAGCACATCGGTTAGTGCGGTTAATAAAATTGGTCGGATTCTTCTTTTTGTTCCTCGTGAAATTCGTTGTTTCAAATTGGTTTCTCCATCTTCTTTCAGTTCATTTAAACTACTTATTAAAACAAGACCATTTAACACCGCAACCCCAAAAAGAACAATAAAACCAACTCCCGCTGAAATACTAAACGGCATTCCGCGTAACCAAAGTGAAATAATCCCGCCAATAGCGGCTAAAGGAATTGCCATATAAATCATTAGTGTCTGTTTAAAAGATTTTAATGCAAAATAGATAAGAATAAAAATGAGTAGTAAGGCTATGGGAACTACAATTTTTAAACGTTCACTCGCTCTTTCTAGATTCTCGAAAGCACCACCATACCGTACAAAATAGCCAGCAGGTAACTCTAGCTCGGCATCTAATTTATTCTGAATATCATGCACGACAGACTTCACATCTCGATCCCGAATATTAATTCCAACATAAGTTCTTCGATTGGTATTATCTCGACTAATCTGCATGGGTCCCGGCTGATAGCTAATTGTTGCGAGTTCGCTTAAAGGCACACTACTTCCGTCTGGTAGATTAATGTACAATTGCTCGATATTCGATATATTTTGACGGTTTTCTTCTTCAAGCCGAACTACCAAATCAAATTTTCGTTCACCTTCAAAAACTACTCCGGCTTTAGATCCTGCAAATGCAGTTTCTATCATTTGGTTTACGCTTTCGATAGTTACACCGTAGCGCGCCATTTGCGATCTGTCGTAATCTACCGTAATTTGTGGTAAACCGGCGGTGGCTTCTACCTTCATATCGGCTACGCCTTCGATTCCTGAAATAAGATCCCCTATTTCCTGAGCTTTTTCAGCAAGGATATTTAAATCTTCACCATACAATTTTACAGCAACATCTTCTCGAATTCCGGTTAACAATTCATTAAAACGCATTTCTACTGGTTGAGTAAACTCATAGCTTACTCCGGGAATTTCGCTTATAGTTTGCTTCATTTTTTTAATAAGCTCATCCTTTGTTTCCGCAGAAGTCCATTCAGATTTTGGTTTTAGAATAACAAAACTGTCCCCAATATCCATCGGCATAGGATCGGTTGGTACTTCAGAAACACCAAATCGTGTAACCACTTGCTCTACTTCGGGAAAATGATTTAATAAAAGATTCTCAATTTTCGTTGAAGTTGCTACCCCTTCAGAAAGCGAACTTCCTGGTTTTAAAATTACATGAAATGCAATATCGCCTTCATCTAACTGCGGAATAAATTCGCCTCCCATTCTACTAAAAAGATAACCGGCAAAAACCAACAAAATTATTGCTGAGCAAACAATCCATTTAGAAGCTTTTAATGATTTTTGAAGCAAAGGCTCGTATTTTTGCTGAAGCCATCCTACAAAGCGATCTCCCCATCCTAATTTGTCTGACTTTTTGTTTTTCAGAAATAATGCGGAAATCATTGGCACGTAGGTTAAACACAAGATCATGGCTCCCAGCATTGCAAATATGAAAGTTAGCGCCATCGGTTTAAACATTTTCCCTTCGACACCCTCTAAAGCTAAAATTGGTAAAAAGACAATCAAAATTATCGCCTGACCGAAGAATGCAGAATTCATCATTTTTTTAGATGACATACTTACCAGTTTATCCTTTTCAGTTTGATGGAGTTTATTGGTAATCGATTTTCTACTAAATATAAAAACCGTACTTTCTACAATAATCACTGCGCCATCTACAATAATCCCAAAATCGATCGCACCAAGGCTCATTAAATTGGCCCAAACATCAAAAATATTCATCAAAATAAAAGCGAAAAACAAGGATAGCGGGATGGTGCTGGCAACAATTAAGCCGCCTCGAAAATTACCAAGTAAAAGCACCAAAACAAATATTACAATGAGTCCGCCTTCCAGTAAGTTGCTTTTCACAGTAGTTGTAGTATTCGCAATAAGCTCGCTACGATCTAAAAAAGGCTTGATAAAAACTCCGTCCGGCAAAGACTTTTGGATTTGAGCTATTCTATCTTTTACGTTTTCTACAACTTCATTAGAATTTGCTCCTTTCAGCATTAAAACACTTCCGCCAACTGCTTCTCCGTTTCCATTTTTAGTGAGCACTCCGTATCTAATTGCATTTCCTATACGAACCTGTGCTACATCTGCGATGGAAATAGGAAACTTTTCATTTTTAACGACAATATTCTCAATATCCGAAATTGATTTTGTGAGTCCTTCTCCTCGAATAAAATTAGCCTGATGGTTTTTCTCGATATATGCGCCGCCTGTATTTTGATTATTGTTTTGTAAGGCTTCAAAAACTTCAGCCATCGTCACCTGCATCGAACGCAAATCGTCGGGATTCACAGCAACTTCATATTGCTTGATTTTCCCACCGATGCTATTTACTTCCACTACACCGGGAACCATTGCAAATTGGCGTTTTACAATCCAATCCTGAATGCTGCGTAATTTTGTTGGTGTGTATTCGTCTTTAAATTCAGAGTCAACTTCTAGCGTATACTGGTAAATTTCCCCTAATCCTGTAGAAATAGGTCCCATAAATGGCTCACCAAAACCTTCGGGAATATCTTTTTTCACCTTAGCAAGTTGTTCCGCAACTAATTGGCGTGGCAAATAAGTACCAATATCATCGTTAAAAACGATAGTAACCACAGATAATCCGAATCTGGAAACCGACCGGATTTCTTTAACCTCCGGTAAATTCCCCATCGCAACTTCTACAGGATAGGTTACAAATTGCTCGATATCTTCAGTTCCTAAATTAGGCGCCTGTGTAATTATTTGAATTTGATTATTGGTAATATCGGGTTGTGCATCTACAGGAACTTGTTGCATACTCCAAACTCCGGCGGCAATAAGCACTATGGTAAACAACCCGATGATAAATTTGTTATTGACAGAAAAGTCAATGATTCTATTAATCATCAGAAAATTGATTTAAATTCAGAAATAGGAAATAAGAAGAAGTTTATTGCTGAAAAAATTCAGCCTAAATCTTCTAAAATAAATTGATTTTCACTTCTGAACTAAACCTGCGGAGGCGGTATAAAATGATCTGTAAATGCTGAAGAAGTTGTGATTAAATAACCAAAATGTGCACTTAAAACCGAAGGATTAGAAATTTCGAAATTCGGCAAATTATAGGTCATCATATGATTGTGGCAACATTGGCAGTAACAAAATGGTGTACATAAATCGACTGCGCCATCATGATCGCTATGACTTTCTACGACATGAGTGTGCTCTTCATTATCGCTTGCAACATCTGAACATGGCAAAAAGCTAAGCGACAAGAATAAAACAGCTAATATGATTCCTATAAATTTCACAACTCAAATATAACATAGCATATCTGCAATAGCATTGCAATTATTCAAAATTAGTTGCA encodes:
- a CDS encoding flavin-containing monooxygenase, translating into MLDFIIIGAAQAGLAMAYYLKQAGYDFIILDKEEEIGASWLNRWDSLKLFTPTEFNHLPGMDFPSEKGHYPSKTEVANYFKLYAEKFDFPIQLNTLVTSVSKEKSTFLITTEKEEFKAKNLVIATGPFHIPYTPPFYKKIDKSVFQIHSNFYKNPLQLQEGNALVVGAGDSGFQILDEISSTNRKTYFSGATDVKVLPQEFLGKTLWWWFSKTGFLSFSKDSWIGRKINNSRQPIIGTDVKEILSRTNVEAVGKTLDAEGEIISTEEQEISDIKNIVWATGYRPNFGWIDGLELTKDGYPKHKRGVSNTKGLYFIGLPWLHTRGSATLGGIKNDAKYLSDFIENQIS
- a CDS encoding universal stress protein produces the protein MRTVLLPTDFSENSYNAIKYALQLFKNSRTKFILLNTLYNADFIIYSSLYGVYKENSTKNLSRFLKRIEEEFHNKYHEFELVSTFKMLHEEIKERVAQQEIDLIIMGTEGAQDGSEMLFGTNTVHAIKAAKCPLLAIPAGAAYSEPKNILFPNDLKLDFESYDLWFLKNIIDQFQSTVHILNVSFGKDLDENQEKAKVALQQYFDENGYVFGRINRDSVMEALKEYQKQNPVEMLVMIKNKHTFIEKLLFSSLVHEVAYNVKIPFLVLPSENYKHQEI
- a CDS encoding YihY/virulence factor BrkB family protein, which translates into the protein MEREAIDTKKEYNPFTLNLKGWWEVIKQIKNEIGEDKVSIVSAGVAFYAFLAVFPAIMALISIYGLATDPQDIERQISELSAMMPKQAFEILQQRIHVFLESHGDKLGWGTLFGILFSIWSANKGTNGLLTGVDIAYDTEQDHNIFKQYLMASIFTVGGLAMLILSMVLIVGFPALVHKIGLPGYLEDIISWSRWLILAVLVCIFLCMVYKFAPARKQPALRWVIPGAIFSTLVWLAASYGFSFYVSNFGNYGEVYGSISAVVVLLLWLYITCFIILLGAEINTEIVDFLINEKLSSEE
- a CDS encoding TIGR03643 family protein, whose protein sequence is MKISEKFNLSERQVDRVIAMAWEDRTTFEAIEYQFGLTEKDVIKIMQEQMHPRNWRKWRARVQGRKTKHQKLRNFESGRFKSTRQRHITGNRLSKPKK
- a CDS encoding PAS domain-containing protein, with the translated sequence MAPENDYNLSSLDLFLSKKDTSYKNLVIQQLHPLTSLDIFANHSDRIRDKARKKTELASLINLSKKYNWNTNLDFVLEEDYEAMVLTKADQTILWTNKGFSAMTGYPANFAKGKKPNFLQGSKTSIATRKKIRKKVFSKTSFSDVLLNYRKNGEEYLCRIDIYPLKNNTKKVTHFLALEKEIYDN
- a CDS encoding acyl-CoA thioesterase, with amino-acid sequence MTIEERITKSKTSLFKAVFPNTTNHYDTLFGGTAMQMMDEVAFITATRFSRQRMVTVSSDRIDFQKPIPAGTIVELIGKVAHVGNSSLKVNVEIFIEEMYSDHREQAVKGEFTLVAIDKDKKPVPLQL
- a CDS encoding SDR family oxidoreductase, whose translation is MILKDKVAFITGASSGIGKAIAIKLSKENCKIVLASRNIEKLKEIQKDIKTESLLIEMDVSQTDSVANGFKKAVAKFKTIDILVNSAGVMPLTYLKNRHLDEWLQTIEVNVKGTLRCIHAVLPQMKSKESGHIINISSVDGKEVYEGGAIYGASKSAIITLSRAMRMELSPDYNIRVTCIEPGTVETNLRDNITDEELLNDKNYDNDKEPKLQSKNIADAVIYALSQPDSVNVNELLIKPTGKS
- a CDS encoding Fur family transcriptional regulator, translated to MQKIEDILKAKGIRPTAVRLLVYKFMAQESLAMSLNDIEAAFDKTERTTLFRSLKLFEEKGLVHKIEDGSGIAKYALQTSEEGNVSDKLHLHFHCSKCGETQCLTDQTIPNISLPNGFKATDANLVVKGLCDKCS
- a CDS encoding efflux RND transporter periplasmic adaptor subunit, with the protein product MKIYSIISLLALGFLIACGNAETKEVAEKSNTSKINAEENSHEELNGVEISASQFDALAIEIGEVKLRNMAGMVKANGQLEVPPQNEASVTTVYGANIKSIEVIEGHQVNKGQVLAYISHPEIVDIQTRFLNAFNQFQLKEKEYARQKKLYDAGVSSGEKFQITETEFQNAKQATSGLKAQLKLLNINPKQIIQGKIYQQVPIISPINGAVEKVNVKTGQYVDAQTELFEILNTKDVHADLMVFEKDIQNVENGQKVMISLKSRPDLEMEAVIISVGQAFEENPKAVHIHAEIENKPKNLIPGMYLTGRIITENNETEALPTAAIFTENDRDFIFKAEKNNDKWIFSTVEVKTGIEDGDWISITFMNPEEKGAKFALNNAYYLQAEMNKGEGGHEH